Genomic segment of Pseudoalteromonas sp. NC201:
ATGTTGTTGCTGTAAGTTTTCCGCTTCAATCACGACTACTTGCGTTGCTTGCGTGGTGTTGAGCTTGGAAAACCATTGTAACCCAATTAGGTTTACCTGTTTATATAAGCCTGATGCTGACGCGATCAACAAAATAGCGAATAAACTCATAAATAGCCAAAACTCATGTTGGCGTTTTATAAAGTTTAATTGACTAAAAATCGACATGCTTTTCACTCTCTTATTGCTGGCTGAAAGTGAGAGTCAGCTCAGTCGTCTTCGTTGCTTTTACTTTAATAAATTCTAAGCCATGAATTTGCTCGCTTTGCCACTGACCGCTCTGAAGTTGCACTGGACGCTGCCACGAAATCATCGCAATATCATCTAAAAATAAGGCACTTTCACCGCTGCTTGGTGGCGACATGGAGAGGCCAAACTGGACGCCACGAGCAGGCAGCCCTTCATCGCCAAGCACAACGGAATCGTCAGGTAAGGTAATATCTTGTCTAAACGTTTGCCACTCATAACTACCCGCAGGCTTTAATTGGGGCGTTGACTCAGAAAAGATAAGGCTATCTTCTGATGTTAAGATACGAATATCAGCCTTAAACTCACCAGCGTTCTCTCCTTTGGCATAACCAAAGAGCGAGAGCTCATGGTAAGCCTGTGCCGTGCTCGGCGCTGGCGTAATAGGCATGGTACGAATTGTGTGTTTGAACGGCACACGCGTTGGTGTTTCGTTAAATTGCGTTCGTTGTAGACAAAGTCCTTGTACGCCACGATATTTACCGACTAAACATGGCGCGATATCGTCGGCCTCAATTAACCAACGAGAGACTTCCCCTTTTTCGTTATCGCTATCCCAGTCTTCAAAATCCCCAAAGAACAATAAGTCTCGACCAAGCACAATCTCTGCTTGAGCATCACTAGCCGTGAGTTTGCTAAGGAACTCAGCACTGCTTGAATATTGGCGTAAATCGACAATATGCTCACCGGCTTCTAAGGTAATAACTTGTTGCTCGGTTGCTTTTGCTTGAACCGGTTTATCAAAGGTGACTTCTGCAAATCCCGGGCGCAATGAGATACCAACTTCGGGTGAAGAAAATTCAGCGATACGTTTTAGTAGGGCATTGGCAAGATCGCCACTTACAAACTTAGGAACATAGTCTTCTAGATAAACGGGATAGGCTTTTAGTGCACTGATTTTAGGTGAGCCTGCAGTTTCTAACTCTACCACAGCTATCAGTCCCAAAAAGGTTTCAAGACGATTTTGCTCAAACACAAAGTTGCCTAGTCCAAGTATGCTTGGTACGCCATTGTATAAGCCAAACCCTTGCGCAACGTGAGGATGATGCGCAATCATCAAGTTAGCGCCATTTTTGGAAAGTAAATCAAAGCGGTTTGAAATATACGCCGTTGGTGCGTATGAATACTCATCACCGCCGTGAAGCTGAGCCACAACAAAGTGGCCGTTGTTACTGGCTTGCATCACCGTTTCTTTCATGCCATTGGTATCTGTTAGATCGGCAGCTCCCCCTTTAGCGTCTGATGCCACATAAGTGACGGTATGTTGATCGCCTGTAATGGAAGTCGCAGACACAAAATCTATCGGTGTTTCACCAAGGCTTAGGCTGTAGGGCTTAAATGCCTCTGCCGCACTTGTACCCGCGCCACTGTATTTAAACCCTGCCTGCTCGACATACTTCAAGGTATCGTTCAGTCCAGGTGCTCGATAGTCATAGACGTGGTTATTGCCAAGTGCTACATAGTCAATACCCAAATCATTGAGGGCAATTAATGACTCCGGCAGACTAAAAAATGCGAACTCTTTGCTTGGGTGGACCGTGGTTGGGTTTTTTAGGATTGGAGATTCCAAGTTAACCGAAGCGAAATCGACATGTTTAAATAAAGGATGCATAAACTGCACTAGGGCTTGGGCATCAGGTCCTGCGCTTTGGGGCTGGATAAGTCCGTCAGGGGTGCTGGGCAATGAATTCCCCATAGTAATGAGAGCAGGGTTGAAATAACGACGCCCAAACATGGTATCACCGGCAAAAAGTAAGGTTTTTAGCGTGCTCGACTTAGCTTTTAGTTCAAGCGTGAGCTGCTGCTCATTGTTATTTTGATTCGCTAAGGTAAAAACCAAGGGCAAATAATCTGGGTGGGATATTTCTGCGACATAAGCGCCGTATGCTAAAGCCGACAGGTCAAAGATACCATTGTTATTTGAGGTAAATAACTGATCATTTATCGTGAGGCTAGCATTGGCAATGGGGGTTGCATTTGCGTCGTGCAAACGTATGCTTAAATTGGGCGTCTCGCTATCCCTATCTTGTTGGCTTTTATCTTCATCCTTATCTATTTGTGAAGGACCTGTTTCATTTGGGTCCTCGACTGAGCAGGCTGTGAGTGCAAATAGCAATACTACATTTAAGATTTTTTTCATTGTGGCCAGCCTGCTTTCAAAAAAGATACATTATTTAATTCTTTAGTATTATATCTGTAACTCTTTATGTGTTGCAATCCTTTGAAATGGAATGTAAGTTTCCAAATCAAAAACTTAACAAGCGCTGAAAAATGCCTTGAAAAACAACTTTTTTCAGTTCTTCATTAGTATAGGACAAGAATTTACGAAGATAGCTAAAATTCTGTTCAATATTCTTTACGTTTTTCTAGTCGGACAGCTATTCTTAGAGTATGATCTCGTCAATTGTGAAAACCCGCTTTGAGGAACAAATGCGTCTAGAGATACATTGCGCTGACCGTATTGGTATTGCCCAAGAAATTCTCAATATCTTGGTGAGTTACCGTGTCGACTTGAAAGGTATAGAAGTCGATTCAGTAAATTGTCGAATGTACGTGAGCTTTCCACCCATCGAATTTGAACAGTTTCAGAAAATTATGCCTGAGATCCGCTTAATCGATGGCGTTGAAGATGTTCGTACTACAGCGTTTTTACCGTCAGAACGTGAACATAATGAGCTGAATACTTTGCTCAGTGCGTTGCCTGATGGTGTAATTTCTATCGACGCTAAAGGCTGGGTACGTCATTGCAATGACGCAGCTTGTCGCGACCTTAACATGGTTGAAAAGGAAGTGATCGGTGCCAACATTAACAACCTTTTGAAAGGGTTTAACTTTACTCGTTGGTTAGAAGGTAAAGAGGTGTTAGGCCAGACAACCCGTGTCGAAGTGGGCGGGGAAGATTTTATTGCTGATATTTTGCCAATTTCGGTGCCCCAAGGGATTGAAGGCGATGTATTAGCCGGTGCGGTGATTAACATTAAATCGCAGTCGCGATTAGGACAGCAAGTCAGCGCATTTCGTCGTTATGGACAAGAAAGTTTTGCGACCATCCATAATCACAGCACTGCCATGCGTAGAGTCGTGCGTGAAGCCAGAAAAATGGCGCAGTTAGAAGCGCCAATTCTGATCACAGGTGAAACAGGTACTGGTAAGGAACTGCTTGCCAGAGCATGTCATTATGCTTCCAACCGGTCATTAAAGCCTTTTATCGCACTTTCTTGTGCTTCGCTGCCTGATGACGTTGCTGAGTCCGAGTTGTTTGGGTATGCAGGATATGAAGAAAATGCAGCGCCAAAACGCGGTGTATTAGAGCAAGCGGATGGCGGCACGGTATTCCTCGACGAAGTGGGTGAAATGTCAACCCAGTTACAGACTAAGTTACTGCGTTTCTTACAAGACGGTACTTTCCGAAAAGTCGGTGATGAGAATGAAGTTAAGGTCAATGTTCGCATCATAGCTGCAACGCAAAAAGACTTGCCAGCAATGGTTCAAGAAGGTGTATTTAGAGAAGATCTCTACTATCGTATTAACGTGCTAACGCTCGAAATTTCACCGCTGAGAGATAGAAAAGCGGATATCGGTCCTTTGGCTGAACACTTTGTGCAAAAATATGCCCAGCAAAATGGTCATCCAGCGCCAACATTTGCCAGAGAATGCATTGAATTTTTAGAGAATTACCCGTGGCCTGGTAATGTGAGGCAGTTAGAAAACGCTATTTATCGTGCGGTTTCGTTGCTTGATGATAAAGAGCTTCGTACTGAGCATCTAAACCTACCGACCTTTACCCATGACTTAGGTTATTTGGAGTCTGATTTTGAAGGGACGTTAGATCAAGCCGTGAAGAGATTTGAAGCAACCTTGTTGCGCAAGCTTTACCCCGCTTATCCGAGCTCAAGGCAACTGGCTAAACGTTTGGGATTAAGCCACACAGCCGTTGCCAACAAGCTGCGTGAGTATGGGATAAATAGAAAAACAGTCAAAGTATGATATATAAGGCTACGCAATGAGTGTGGCCTTTATGATTTAGTTCCCATGTCTTTTGTCACGCCATCTACCTTAATATTCTTAACGCCATCTTCTTCAAAAGAGAGTGTGATACTCACGTTATCTCGCGCAAAGAAGTAATCTATCCCATTTACCGTCAAGACGTAATTACCCTTTACAGAGTCGCTAAATTCTTTTTTCACAAGAGAGATTTGATGATCTGCAATTTGCCACTTAAATTCAGAAATAAAACCTTGATTGAATTCTTGGATCCACACGCGGGTATCGTCTTTACTCAGTGTAATGGCAACTGAGTAAGACTCTGGTAGTTCAGACATGTCATAATGATTTGCACCGATGCGAAACTGTTCAGTCTGTTTGTTCCAAGCAAAACCAAACTCAAACGCTTTCTCTACACCGGTTGGGTAGGTTAGCGTGCCTTCTCCTTTAAAGTCGAAGTCTGCGTAGCACATACTGGAAAAGACAAATAAGGTGGAACAGGTAACAAGGGATAATTTTTTCATTGACTTCACTTCAGCTATTTTACTTAATTTGAGGTTCGCGTATGTAGTAACCGAACTCATTGTTTTTAAGCTCATTTTATGGTCTTTTCTTGTCATGCTAGAAAGGCGTTCATTTTTTGAAGCTCAGGTTATTAATCTAGTTTACTGACAGCATTACCGCAACTAAGGGCAAAGTAATGTATCAGTTATAGACGTAAGCGTAGCAAAATAATCACTTTAGAATATGAATTGCTATGCTAGAATCGAAAAATTATAAACTGGTAAGACCATTGTTATGAATTTATATTTTCGTTTACTGCTGCTGTTTTGGAGAATAAGACAAAATAAACAAATCGCAGATTCCATTTTGTCTCCGATAGATATCGAGTACCGCGCCCTGCCAAGTGATTGCGATATCAATATGCACTTGACCAATTCACGATACTTAGCATTTATGGATTTGGCGCGCACTTGGATGACAGAGCGAGTTGGGTTATTTGCAGCTGTGATGAAACGCCGCTGGTTTCCAATTGTTAACGCGACGGCAATTACTTATATTCGCGATATCAAACCACTGCAAAAATTTACTATTACCACTAAAGTTGTTGGGTGGGATCACAAATATTTTTACATTGAACAGCGCTTTCATTCTAAGCGTGGGCTGCATGCAATTGCCTATGTTCGTGGGGTATTCAAGCGTAAGGGTGGTGTAGTTTCTGTTGAGGAAATGCTAGAAGTGGCTGGGTTTAACGGTGAAGCACCTATTTTATCTCCTGAGATTATGCATTGGAAAGCTATGTTAGAAGCAAAGAAAAACAGTAATCTATAAACTATAAAGGCCACATCAGTGGCCTTGGGGATTGAGAAAGTAACAGTAAATCTGTGATTTAAACCATTTAGGTGTTAGAACTTATATTTCACACCGAACATGGCCACAATTGGGTCAAGCTCTACGTCTGAAGTTAATGCTTTTACGCCATTTGCGTATACAGTTGCATCGGTATTGATATCCATTTTAGAGATCATACCGTGTAGACCCCATTTTTCATTTAAGTCGTAGTTAAAGCCGATTTGTAATGCGATACCAAAAGAACTATCCAAATCAACTTCGACATCGTTAGTCTTTAGTGTTGCTTTTAGTGCTGCACTTGGCTCTTCATCGAAGAATACTGTGTAGTTTAGACCAGCACCGATAAATGGGCGGAACTTAGCACTCGCATCAAAGAAGTGATACTGCGCAAGTAGCGTTGGTGGCAAGTGTTTGATGTCAGCGATTTCCGCCCCTGCTAAGCCACCAGCACCGTCTACGGTGTGAGAAAATGGTGTTGCCGCAACTAGCTCAAATACGATGTTATCGCTGTAGTGGTAATCAAGAGTGATACCAAGCTGGGTGTTTGAATCAGCGACTAAGCCTAGCGAGTTATCTTGATCAATGGCAGAAGCCGTGTTGTCAGGGTTTACATTAATAGCACCAACATTAACACTGAAATTTGCGTGTGCGAAGGGAGCAGCAACTAGCAGAGTAGATAAAAGTGCAGCGCTTAAAGTTTTCATTTTCTTCTCCTAACCCTATGTGAGGACATTTTTAAACTGTGAAACAGTGTGTGTTTTCAATGAAGCCATCTTAAAAGGGTTCAAAAAATGAAAAACTGTTCTAGATCAATTTTTAAATTGTAAGATTTCAGAAATTTTTGAAAGTTTGATTTAGATTAAGTTTTCTCGATGTCATTAATTTGCATTAAAACTGCAATGCTGTGGTCAAAGTTTCATCTTTAAATAATTGCTAGATTTCACCTACAAGTCATTCTCAGTTATGTCATTAGCAACACAGAATCAAAATCTTAGCGCGTCTCACGCAACCGAGATATTAACGCATTTGATCCAAGCGCCTTCGGTTACACCGTGTGATGCAGGCACTATCGCTTTTATGTCAGAGCAACTCGCCGCGCTGGGTTTTACTATTGAGCAGTTTGAGGTGCAGGGAGTAAAAAACTTGATTGCAAGTTATCGTTTCTCTTTGGGACCAACTTTTGCTTTTTCTGGTCATGTGGATGTCGTGCCTGCAAACAATAAAGGCTGGATTGTGCCGCCATTTAGTGCGCAGATTATTGATGGCGTGATGTATGGACGTGGTGCTGCTGATATGAAAGGTGGCGTTGCGGCAATGCTTGCTGCAACCAAAACATTACTACAGCATCGTGAAAAATTACGAGGAAGCTTTTACTGGTTACTCACTTCTGACGAGGAAGGTGAAGCGGAGTTTGGTTCCAAATTGATTGCAGAGCGACTAGCTGAAAATGGCATCGAGCTAGATGCTTGTTTGGTAGGTGAACCGACTTCACATCAAGTAGTGGGAGATACGGTTAAAAATGGTCGTCGCGGTGCGATTTCTGGGCGTATTCAGGTTAAAGGAAGAACGGGGCATGTGGCTTATCCAGAACAAACGGTTAATGCAGCTCACATCGCAGGCCAGTTGGTTAGTCAACTCGCGCTTTTACCTTGGTGGAAAGATGAAGCGGGATCGCAAACCACGCTGCAAGTTACTGGGATCACAGTTCCAAATATCGTGGATAATTTAGTACCAGCAGAGTGTGAAATCACCTTTAATATTCGTTACAGCCATGCCTATAAGAGCCAAGAAGTTGTGCACTATATTCAAGAGTCGCTGGCTAAATCCGGTGCTATGTTAGCGATCAGTTGGGAGCGGCCTTGTGAGTCGTTTTATACCGGCGCGAGGCAAGAAAACTGTTTCTTAACGCTGGTAGAGCAAGCAATCCAGGAAACAACGGGGCAGTATCCGAGTTTAAGTACTGCAGGCGGCACCTCCGATGGTCGCTTCTTTGCGACCGGAAAAACGCAAGTGATCGAATGTGGGGTAAAGAATGATTCAATTCATCAAGTGAATGAACATCTATCCCTCAGCGATCTACATGCGATAGAAAAAATATACTTATCTGTTTTAAATAGGTTTTTTAAAAAAGTTGAAAATTTTTAAAAGAATTTTCTTGAAAATAAATTTGCTGACCATAAATAGCTTTATGAGGACGCCGACAGGGCCTCATGAATTAAATAACTATTTGTTTTAAAAGTGCTTATTGGTTCTTTTTTGAAGAGTGAGCACCTATGTATAGCTTTAAGAGGATACAAAATTATGCGTACAGTAGATTTATCACCATTATATCGTTCATTTATCGGTTTTGATCATTTAGCTTCTATGATGGATGCTGCTGCAAGAACAGATAAACAACCTAGCTATCCACCATACAACATCGAAGCGCTAGGTAAAGACAAGTACCAAATTACCATGGCTGTTGCAGGGTTTACCGAGCAAGAGCTAACGCTGGAATCAGAAAACAATACGTTGACCGTAAAGGGACAAAAGCAAGCAACTGAAGAAGCCAACGAGCGTAAATTTATTCATCAAGGGATCGCCGAGCGCGGGTTCGAGCGCAAATTCCAACTTGGCGATCACGTCAAAGTATTAGGTGCAGACTTAGCGCACGGCTTACTGGTTATTGACCTTGAACGCGAGATCCCAGAAGCACTGAAGCCAAGAAAAATAGAAATTGGCTCGGGCAACTTGCTTGAAAGCAAGTAATATCAATCTAATTTATTGATTTCCAACCCGCCGCCGTCAGGCGGCTTTTTTTTGCCTAAATACAAAGCATTTGTTATTAGTAAAGTTATGCTTCAGTCGTTATCCCCCAGAAAATGAAACTTGGACTAAGACAATACGTAAAAAGACGAAATGGTGTACCACTGGGTCATAGTCAGTCACTAGGAAACATGTTTCGGCGGGCTTTCGGCGCTCGGTCTTTCGATGGTTTCTGGGTGTATTGGAATCCTATCTGGAGTTATTACTTGGCGCGCTTCGTATTTCGTCCATGCGCAGCGAAAGTGGGGGAAAAACTTGGCTATTGGTTTACTTTCATAGTGAGTGGCGCATTGCATGACGTCATTGTTGGATTAGTGGTGGGAGAAGCGATTTTTACATTTACCCCATTCTTTGCTGTACTTGGGGCTACTGCGCTTGGATTTAAAGTGACGGGCTATCGTTATTCGAGTCAGCACTTTCTCATTGCACCTTTGTTTAACGGTTCGATCATTGTGTTTAGTTTTTATCTAAGTAGTGTTTTTAGCGAGTTACTTGTATGGTAGAAGAAAAATATTGCGTTGAGATGAAGAATGGAATTAAAAGATAAGCTGATATTGTTGTTGAAATCAGGTGGGTTATCGTTACTCATCGCGGGTGGATTTTATACTTTGTTGTTTTACATGTCTGCACAATTTCATCACCAAGTGCAATTTTCGCCCTTCTCGCAGGATATTGGCGTAAACGCGATGCTAATTTATAGCTTCTTGGTTTTTCTATTTAGTGCCATTTTTAGCTATTTCTTTTTGAAAATGCATGCTGCCCGTCATGATATGCATGTCGATGGCTTAGTTCTGAGCATAAAATATACACACTTAGTACTTTGGGGAGGTGTTGTCAACATTGCGATTTATATCTTATTACACATGAATCAACATGTTTTGGTGTTAAAACAAGCCAAAGACAGCCACACTTCAGCTCAGCAACTTGAAGCGTTGGTTTCTTATCTGCCTGAAAGTGGTGATGTGATAGATCTTGCTGTTGCACAAAATCCCGCGACGGCACCAAACACGCTAACTTACTTGAGTCTAAAACGAGACTTTGCTACGCACTTAGCACTTGCCATGAATCCAAGTACTCCCAAAAAAGTGCTAGAAGAAATTATTGGCTATTATCACGGAGGACAACAAGATGTAGTCCTCAATGCGGTGATGAAAAACCCTAATGTGGCTAGCGGCAAGGTTCAGCTGCAGGTACGTTAATCGTTTTGTTCTATGACTGAGCGTATGGGAGACGCGAGAGGAGCCACTGCCTAACTTTATTTGTTATCACGTTCGCTCAATTCAGTACGTAGTTTACTTTGCATGTCTTTAAGTGCTGTGATTTTATCTCTTGCTTCTTGTAACTGTTGCTGTGGTAATCCCTCTTTAATCCCACGTGCTAGCAGCGTTTCTATTTGTTCTACTTTGCCATCAACAGCCGCAATATACTGTTGTTTTAGCTTGGTGTCTTTTTGATCCAAATATGCTTGGTAAGCTTCGGTATCCGACAAATCGCCCTGAAAATCATCTATTTGCTTTTCGGCTTGGCTTATTGGCGGCAGATATTCAGGTTTCGTGATTGGCTTAACGGCTTTGCGTGAGGTCTCGGCATTTGGTTTGATAGCAGTATAAGTATTGATAGGGGGACTTAATGCTACAACTTTTTCCTCTTGCTCAAGCTCAGCCTGCGAGGGGGCGTTATATGTGGGGTTTTGCCAACCTATGTTGGCAAAACGCAGTGTGAATACCGCGATCACTGCTCCAAGGAGTATGACAATCAATGCTTGCCAGTACTTCATATCACCGCTCCGTTGTTTGCCGCTTTCCAAGCCATATAATCTCGCTCGAATTTGTGCTGAGCAAACTCTTGGGTCAGTGCTCGCAGCGCTTGGTAGCGTACTGTCTCACTTTTCACATCGTAGTAATCATATACCGCTGACTGGCTATACAATACTAGCCACTCGCCATTTGGCGTGCGAATACTAGGCGTGATCTTGCCCTGTTTACTACTAAATGCCAGTTGTGTTTCCCATTTCGGCGTGCTTTGGCGTGTCAGCGGAATTAATTCAGTCTGCCATATTAATGTAGGGGTATATTTAGCGACGGCTTGTTGCCATGAGTGTGCATTTGCATATTCGTTAAATTGCTGTGCGGTTTTTTGTTCGGGAAATTTCGCTGCGCTCGCACTCACTTGCTTGACGTATTTAAACCTCTTCTTATGACGCTCATAATACTTCGCGATGGCACTATCAGGAATTTCACTTTTTAGGGTATCGACATACTGGCTCGTTGCACCATGCATCTCTTCCTTAACACCAAGAAATGCCAGCATGCTTGGCCTCAATAGTTCTGCGGTTACCACTTGTCGTAACTGTTCTATTGTCAGACCTTGCTTTGCCACATAAGGTTTTGCGGCGGTAAATAGCGCCTGTTGATTGAGATGTTGATTGACAATAGCTTGAAATAACGAGAGTTCTCCTTGGTGAAGTTTAAAGCGGTTTTGCATTGATTGGCTATGTAATACTTGAGCAAGTGTCAGTGGCGCTGATTTTGTTAGTTGCAGCTGTTGCCATTTGAGTAATTGCTCAGCAGTGTATTGCCCGTCAGCGGGGTACTGTCCTAGTAAAGACAGCATCTGATCCTTATCAAATACCAAAGGGTAGTGCTTCTTTTCAAGCTGAGTAAGTGCAGGAAACCAGTGAAGGAGTGAACTGGCGAGAAACTTATCGACATGATATTGGGTGCTGAAACCGACTCTGGATTGGCGCTCTAAAATACTTGGATTAAGTTGCTTTGCTTGGAATAGCAAGAATTGATTTTCAAGCAATTGCGCAGTAGTTTGCTTTTTTGATAACTCTCGGCCTTGCTCAAGATAGAGTTGATGAACTAAATGCGTCAGAGATTTAGGTATGCTCGGTGAGGCAAAACTTGGTAAGCAAAAGCTACTTACCAAGAAAAATAGAACTAGACGCATTACCTAACGTCCATCGCATGATTTATCAAATGAACGACCATGGCTATTGCGTGAGGGATCACTTGCTTACCTGTATTTACACGATCGTAATGATCCTCTGAATTTAACACGATACCACCTTGTGAATAAGAGAAAGAACCGCCTTGTGTTAGTAATGGGCGAATATCTGTTGAGTTGCTATCAACAGCGCTGAAACTATTCATCGCTTGCTTTACTAAGGTAAAATCGTTCAATGATTCTTGGTCATAGTAGTCTTTCACCCAAGACTCCCAACCTGCATGATTCAAATCTGATGTTGTCCAAGTATGATGCGGTTGAAGTAAATCTGTAGTGTGAAAAACAAAGCCTAGTACCTGTGGGTTACCGCTCTGTACATAGCTTTGATACCAGTACTGGCCTAAGTTATCAATTGGCTGAAAAGGCATTTCTTCAAAATCATCGTACATGCTATACGTTGAGTGGCTATCGATACGATAGTGTTTTTCTGTGATCCCATAACTATCATATTCAGTATCATCAGCGCTAAACCAACCTGTTTCGCCGCCATGACCATCGTCTAAATAATCGCCTTTCAGCCAAGTGGCAGCCATTGAATCAACAGAGCCTGATACGGTAAGTTTCTGATAATTATAACCACCGAAGTCATTGCCGTGAGTATCAGCACCTTGAGTATGGTTTTGGAAGTGCCAGTAACTGGTGTATTTCACGATGCTTTCAGCTGCACCCCAAAGCGGTGCTTGTACACAGTCACCCGTAATGGCGCCACAGAAGAATGTATCCTCAAAATCATCAACATCATACGCAGCTTGGCCCAGCAAATTGGCTAGTTGAGAAACTGACATGCCGTTAGCTTGAGCATATGCTTGTAACTTTGCGTACTGTGTTGTAGTTGGATTCTGTGCCATGTAATTTACGGCGTCGATGACGATGCGCTTATGTGTCTCTTGACTAAACGCGTGGCTTTGCCCTGCTGCGACTAAAAGGGCTATAGGAAGTAAATAATTTTTCATGAGTTGCCTCTATAAATTTTAATTTGTGTGAACGCAATTTTTCTACTTAAAAAACGAAGTGCGCTATTTAAAATAATTTATGTGAATTTTTGATTAAAATAAAGTTAAATTTTGATTGTGTTAAAATTCAAAGAAGATGCTTGTTGGTCACAAATGGGTCAGGTATGATCTCGGGGAGAATTTAGGCACACCTGCGCTAAACGAATGGAACTATGAAAAAACTACTTATAATAATCAGTTTATTGTTACCGTTTTATGGAATTTGCGAAGAACAAAGTGACGAACTTGATGACGAGTTTGCTTGGCAGCTGAGTGTCGGTGCCTTTTACGTTGATATGACAATGCCTGCTTTAATTGGCACGGACTCGACATTCAAACATGGCACTTTTTTAGTCGATGCAAAGATAGAGTATAAAAGCTTTTACTTGAATACCCATTCAGGTGATTTTTTTGGTGGCTCGGATATAGGTTACCAAATTATCAATAATGGAGAATGGGGTATAGATGCTATCTATGGCAGTTATATGTTGCCTTTTTCTGAACGTGGTTACTATGACACTGATGATGTCGTGCCTGAACTGAGAGGAATACGCAAACGCGATCAAGATAATTCATTGGGCTTTTCCTATTACCGTCATGTTGGTGAATTTCTTGCTGTTGCTGAGATTGTTTACGATGTCTTTGGGGAAACAAACGGTTGGGTTTTTCACCTCGAAGCGACACGTAATTTTGAACTGAGAAACTGGGATTTATGGCTTAATTTTGGCGCTAACTATTACTCTAGTAATTTTCATAATTACTTTTATGGTGTTTTAGAATCCGAAGTCAATGATTATTTAACCCCCTATA
This window contains:
- a CDS encoding CapA family protein, which translates into the protein MKKILNVVLLFALTACSVEDPNETGPSQIDKDEDKSQQDRDSETPNLSIRLHDANATPIANASLTINDQLFTSNNNGIFDLSALAYGAYVAEISHPDYLPLVFTLANQNNNEQQLTLELKAKSSTLKTLLFAGDTMFGRRYFNPALITMGNSLPSTPDGLIQPQSAGPDAQALVQFMHPLFKHVDFASVNLESPILKNPTTVHPSKEFAFFSLPESLIALNDLGIDYVALGNNHVYDYRAPGLNDTLKYVEQAGFKYSGAGTSAAEAFKPYSLSLGETPIDFVSATSITGDQHTVTYVASDAKGGAADLTDTNGMKETVMQASNNGHFVVAQLHGGDEYSYAPTAYISNRFDLLSKNGANLMIAHHPHVAQGFGLYNGVPSILGLGNFVFEQNRLETFLGLIAVVELETAGSPKISALKAYPVYLEDYVPKFVSGDLANALLKRIAEFSSPEVGISLRPGFAEVTFDKPVQAKATEQQVITLEAGEHIVDLRQYSSSAEFLSKLTASDAQAEIVLGRDLLFFGDFEDWDSDNEKGEVSRWLIEADDIAPCLVGKYRGVQGLCLQRTQFNETPTRVPFKHTIRTMPITPAPSTAQAYHELSLFGYAKGENAGEFKADIRILTSEDSLIFSESTPQLKPAGSYEWQTFRQDITLPDDSVVLGDEGLPARGVQFGLSMSPPSSGESALFLDDIAMISWQRPVQLQSGQWQSEQIHGLEFIKVKATKTTELTLTFSQQ
- the tyrR gene encoding transcriptional regulator TyrR; the encoded protein is MRLEIHCADRIGIAQEILNILVSYRVDLKGIEVDSVNCRMYVSFPPIEFEQFQKIMPEIRLIDGVEDVRTTAFLPSEREHNELNTLLSALPDGVISIDAKGWVRHCNDAACRDLNMVEKEVIGANINNLLKGFNFTRWLEGKEVLGQTTRVEVGGEDFIADILPISVPQGIEGDVLAGAVINIKSQSRLGQQVSAFRRYGQESFATIHNHSTAMRRVVREARKMAQLEAPILITGETGTGKELLARACHYASNRSLKPFIALSCASLPDDVAESELFGYAGYEENAAPKRGVLEQADGGTVFLDEVGEMSTQLQTKLLRFLQDGTFRKVGDENEVKVNVRIIAATQKDLPAMVQEGVFREDLYYRINVLTLEISPLRDRKADIGPLAEHFVQKYAQQNGHPAPTFARECIEFLENYPWPGNVRQLENAIYRAVSLLDDKELRTEHLNLPTFTHDLGYLESDFEGTLDQAVKRFEATLLRKLYPAYPSSRQLAKRLGLSHTAVANKLREYGINRKTVKV
- a CDS encoding acyl-CoA thioesterase, producing the protein MNLYFRLLLLFWRIRQNKQIADSILSPIDIEYRALPSDCDINMHLTNSRYLAFMDLARTWMTERVGLFAAVMKRRWFPIVNATAITYIRDIKPLQKFTITTKVVGWDHKYFYIEQRFHSKRGLHAIAYVRGVFKRKGGVVSVEEMLEVAGFNGEAPILSPEIMHWKAMLEAKKNSNL
- a CDS encoding OmpW/AlkL family protein; its protein translation is MKTLSAALLSTLLVAAPFAHANFSVNVGAINVNPDNTASAIDQDNSLGLVADSNTQLGITLDYHYSDNIVFELVAATPFSHTVDGAGGLAGAEIADIKHLPPTLLAQYHFFDASAKFRPFIGAGLNYTVFFDEEPSAALKATLKTNDVEVDLDSSFGIALQIGFNYDLNEKWGLHGMISKMDINTDATVYANGVKALTSDVELDPIVAMFGVKYKF
- the dapE gene encoding succinyl-diaminopimelate desuccinylase, whose translation is MSLATQNQNLSASHATEILTHLIQAPSVTPCDAGTIAFMSEQLAALGFTIEQFEVQGVKNLIASYRFSLGPTFAFSGHVDVVPANNKGWIVPPFSAQIIDGVMYGRGAADMKGGVAAMLAATKTLLQHREKLRGSFYWLLTSDEEGEAEFGSKLIAERLAENGIELDACLVGEPTSHQVVGDTVKNGRRGAISGRIQVKGRTGHVAYPEQTVNAAHIAGQLVSQLALLPWWKDEAGSQTTLQVTGITVPNIVDNLVPAECEITFNIRYSHAYKSQEVVHYIQESLAKSGAMLAISWERPCESFYTGARQENCFLTLVEQAIQETTGQYPSLSTAGGTSDGRFFATGKTQVIECGVKNDSIHQVNEHLSLSDLHAIEKIYLSVLNRFFKKVENF
- a CDS encoding Hsp20 family protein, with protein sequence MRTVDLSPLYRSFIGFDHLASMMDAAARTDKQPSYPPYNIEALGKDKYQITMAVAGFTEQELTLESENNTLTVKGQKQATEEANERKFIHQGIAERGFERKFQLGDHVKVLGADLAHGLLVIDLEREIPEALKPRKIEIGSGNLLESK